The Ricinus communis isolate WT05 ecotype wild-type chromosome 8, ASM1957865v1, whole genome shotgun sequence sequence AACTGCACCTAATCACTTGAAAGTAGATAGGGCAAAAATGTAATTAATGTTCAATCTTCCAAATATGAAAATGCTCAAAGGAAACATGCATCAAAGAATTTGCAGCCTTAATACACACTGCATCACaaccaataaatataaatgtttcATTTGCCAAATTTTAATACCTCCGGATGGCCTCCAGGGAAAACGAAGTGTCCAGGAAATTCCCCAACATGATCACTTCTTTGCAACACAACTATTTTCTTGTCAGATGTCTCTATAACTGCACCATTACCCAGTGGACTTGACATATGTTCACACCGTATGGAGTCATCTACCAAAGGTTAAAAAAAAGCTTAAATTGAAACCCCCTCAACAGACTTCGAAAAAAAAGAacagattttcttttaatagttatGGAGATATTGGAACTCACACATCTACCAGAATTCAtgattttaaatagaaaagatttGGATGAGCAGCTAGAATGTAATAGATTGTAATtctttctaaatatatattcatcttTTACATGTTCTCTTACAATTCAAACTATCAAAAGGATCAACCAGCAGATATGTGatttatctcttttaaaacccgccaaatatgaacttatcagCTCAGAactaaccaaataaaaaaatgaaggtAAGAACAGGCAAGCACTTATTCATGAGCTCATAGACAAAATCCACATGGCTGTAACAGCAAGGATGAATTGCCCAGTTAAAATAGTACATACAgcagagaaagaaaaactctCTTCTGCAATGAGCATGATAAAAGACTTGCAAAAGTACCTTGTGATGAAACAAGGAACCTTTCCCACGACGGATTTAAGTTTGTCCCGACAAAAGTCCTGAATCACAAGTAGCTAGCATAAATTCTTTGTTTTGTAGGAAAATTATATTCTTCATAAAGAAAATGGTGAAGAAGCTTCAGATAAACAATGAAAGTCGGAATTAGCAGAAGACTGGTATATGATTCTGAGTTTGGCATTTAATGTGCAAATTAACCTCAGAAAAATCTGCCATAACAAAAATTGATCAATTGACCAGATCCAGTAGTAGCGAATAAACATAACAAGTACACTAGATAAGTCACCTAGTAGACATAAGGATATAGTACTAAGCAATGTAAAAAGTAAGACTCAGTTTAATGTGAAGGTCTAGCAGTAATTACATAGAGCTAACTTTAAAGAGGCAGAAGTCAAGAATATTGCtgacatttattattttatatggaATTACAATTGAACATTTAATATATCTTCTTAGAAAGAGGTCTCATTTATAGATTCATAAGATGACACCAAAACACACGCATGAACAACAGAGAGTGAGCGCCAGCGCGAGAGATAGAGACCTATAATCTGTCAAACCAAGAAGGAGGCCTACATGGGAAACTTTGTCCAATCCACCTTCATTATACACATTGTAACCTCCATACTGTAACGACATTAGACAAAGAAATTGATGAGCAATTTCAATTCATAAGAGAATCTGCAAGATTAAATGCTGGACAAACATATGTGCACTGAAGACTAAATGTATCAAATTAAATGCAGGCCCTTAACTTCTTGTGTGTGGCATTAATGCATTATCTCTCTTGCATCAAATGCTTCAACTGAAACAATAGAATCCTTTCTTCTTATACTATTGCTCTAATGATCTCATCGCTCTTGCattttttataagatattGCCagtgattttaaaaattgtgaAATCAAATTGGTTGTAACCAAATAAGTTATTAACTACCACAGAAACACAGTGTCATAAACCACAATGGAGAGTCAAGTTGCAATTGGCAGTATCAATGAAGGTATTCGTACTACAACCTTTCTGATAAATTTGAAAACTGGATGGCGGCAttctgaaatttctttttctcaactAAGATATAATAACAGCAGATGCTCATATACTTGGTCAAATGCACTATCCTACAAAGTCACACATAATTTGAGCATATTGTACTAAGCATTATATTCTGCCACTACgaatatttaaaacaaaactgATAGCTAATAAGAGCAACGTACCCGAAACTTTTTCCCATTGTACAATGTTGTATTCTTCTCTGCTCTTTGATCCCAAATCTATTCATGGGgataaaaaaggaagaaaaaagaagcacCAATATACCATAGTCACTTTAAGTCTATAATAGAAATTCTAATTCAGTTTCCTAGTAATTGAGCAACTTTAACGCATACAATAACAccaattttattcttttgaaaaaaaaaaaaaactagcaCCAAGAAGAGAAAATTCACTGACCTTAGCGATGGAGTTTTCCAATTCGATATCAGGGTGGGGAATTCTATCATACGACTGATCAAAAACCACCGATACCTTATTAATTCaacaaaaacaaatcaaaattagataaaaatgcACTCACAACTTATTTTACATCCATTCGTATGATGTTAAGGAGGAAGCAAGAAGAACCTGAGAAGATGAGAGACCAGAAGGACACGGAAGAAGAAGCTTGTAGTCGGCCTTCTCCATTGAAGTGCCAACCGCACGTCAGATGTTTGGTAAAATTGCTCAACCAAAAACACAAGAGATTGCAATAGGCAGAGTGTTTACCCAATTACGTGGCATCAGCGTTAGAGTTAACTTTCTTTAATTAATCCCtcaaaaaaattctttaatttgaaaagagaaaattacaaatttgttattttagtttttttttctaattaaaaatgaccaatatagtatttttaactgattttatagtttaaaatatttatatatcttattttatataataaagtatttttcatttaatacaatctcat is a genomic window containing:
- the LOC8273207 gene encoding nudix hydrolase 9 isoform X1; this encodes MEKADYKLLLPCPSGLSSSQVSVVFDQSYDRIPHPDIELENSIAKIWDQRAEKNTTLYNGKKFRYGGYNVYNEGGLDKVSHVGLLLGLTDYRTFVGTNLNPSWERFLVSSQDDSIRCEHMSSPLGNGAVIETSDKKIVVLQRSDHVGEFPGHFVFPGGHPEPEEVGIASHQSSKNFTDSEMINRKVSQEMFDSIIREVVEEIGVPATSLCDPLFIGISCRVLNARPAIFFFIRCCLLSEEIQQLYRNAQDGYESTQLYTVSLIDLENIASKMPGCHQGGFALYKMMVEAVKNS
- the LOC8273207 gene encoding nudix hydrolase 9 isoform X2; translated protein: MEKADYKLLLPCPSGLSSSQSYDRIPHPDIELENSIAKIWDQRAEKNTTLYNGKKFRYGGYNVYNEGGLDKVSHVGLLLGLTDYRTFVGTNLNPSWERFLVSSQDDSIRCEHMSSPLGNGAVIETSDKKIVVLQRSDHVGEFPGHFVFPGGHPEPEEVGIASHQSSKNFTDSEMINRKVSQEMFDSIIREVVEEIGVPATSLCDPLFIGISCRVLNARPAIFFFIRCCLLSEEIQQLYRNAQDGYESTQLYTVSLIDLENIASKMPGCHQGGFALYKMMVEAVKNS